The Candidatus Desulfofervidus auxilii DNA segment CGATGATAATTTTTTATCCATTGTTTGGTCAAACTAACTACGCGTTGGATAGTTGTTCCTTGACAGTCTTTTAAGTCAAAGCGGATGTTGGCAAATTGATGGTCTGGGGTGATAAAGGCATCAAACTCTCCTGGGAAGGCATTACTTTCATAAAGAAAGATGTATTCTCCAATAGTGCTATCTTTTTTAGGCACTTCAAATTGATGCTGAATGGCTAGATTCATTAACTTGATATAATCAGCTACCGAAAGGCTATAGCCTACTTCTTTCAGATTATGACGCAAAAATCTATTTAATTCGTCAATTTCTTGGATTGCCTCTGATTTAAGTAATGATTCTGGCCCTTTGCCTTTAATCAATAAATAATAAGGATTTGAGCCCTCAAAATATTTATTTATCTTTCGCTCCGCTACATTATAAGGTGCATCTCGGTAAAGAGTAGAAGTTCCTGGTTCATTTTCTCCTATCTCTATGTGCTTAATGCCATATATAGCAGTGAGAAAAAGAGTTACAAATAAAGTCAGCATAAGATACATCCGCCATTTTCTCTGCCAGAGCCACATAAAGCGTTTAAGAATAAAGGCTGTAAGGCTTAAATGGCTATTGTTCTGTTTTTTAAAATAAGGGACAGGGAAGGTAGCAAAACAGGCAGGTAAAAACATTACTACACTGATAAAGAGACTTAAAACACCCAAACTGCCTAAGACCGCAATACTTTTCATGGCCGGGATAGGAATTAGGATTAAAGAAAAAAATCCCAAAAAATCAGTAAAAATAGAGGCACGGATAGGACTTAATAAAGAAACCAAAACGGTATGAGCAATATGTGTTTTATCTGTTTTTAAATGACTCTCTTCAAAATACCGCTCCATGAATTGAATGCTATGACTTATAGCCAGAATAAAGATGAGAAAGGGAATCAATATAGTAAAAGGATTGAGGGTTAAATGAAACACATTAATTATAGCTAGACTAAATACCACCGACATACTACCTGCCAATAAGGGCAATAGAAATCCCCGCTTTTTCCGAAAGGCCAAAAACAGTAAAGAAAGAATGATGACTAAAGTCACGGCAAAGATATGGAAGATAAAAGATAAATTGGCATCAATATAACCTTCTAGAATGGGTCTACCACTTAAATAGATATTTACATCGGCCCCTTGGTAACGACTAACTATTTCTTTTACTTTGGCATAAATCTGGTGGGCAGGGATATCTTCTTTAAAATCAGCTTGAATTAAAGTAGCCTTAAAGTCTTTGGAGACCAGAGGCCCGTAAACCAGGGGATTATGTTCAATTTTTTTTCTCAATGATGCCAATTCTTGGGGTGTTTGGGGAATTTCACGGAGGAGTTTGGTAACCGAGAATCCATCAGGCCAAATTTCAATGTGTTTCACATTCTGGGCAAAAAGAGAATGAACCCTTCTGGGATTGACCTCATCTAAAAGTTGGATTTCTTCCGCTATCTGCTGGACTTCTTTTAAAACAGCCGGCTGCAGTATATCACCTTGCTGAGCTTCAATAGCGATATTTACCCTATTTAACCCCCCAAAAAGCTGGTTAAGGGTATTTTGCACAGAAATAAATCGATGTTTACTAGGAATGAAATCAATTTGACGGGTCTCTATCTTAATGTCCCTAATAAGAAAGAGAGAGACAATAGATAGAAATATAGGCAGAAAAATGCCTAAAAGACGCCACTTGAGAATAAATTTAGCAATCCGCTCTTCTTTTATAA contains these protein-coding regions:
- a CDS encoding efflux RND transporter permease subunit, coding for MAGLIKEERIAKFILKWRLLGIFLPIFLSIVSLFLIRDIKIETRQIDFIPSKHRFISVQNTLNQLFGGLNRVNIAIEAQQGDILQPAVLKEVQQIAEEIQLLDEVNPRRVHSLFAQNVKHIEIWPDGFSVTKLLREIPQTPQELASLRKKIEHNPLVYGPLVSKDFKATLIQADFKEDIPAHQIYAKVKEIVSRYQGADVNIYLSGRPILEGYIDANLSFIFHIFAVTLVIILSLLFLAFRKKRGFLLPLLAGSMSVVFSLAIINVFHLTLNPFTILIPFLIFILAISHSIQFMERYFEESHLKTDKTHIAHTVLVSLLSPIRASIFTDFLGFFSLILIPIPAMKSIAVLGSLGVLSLFISVVMFLPACFATFPVPYFKKQNNSHLSLTAFILKRFMWLWQRKWRMYLMLTLFVTLFLTAIYGIKHIEIGENEPGTSTLYRDAPYNVAERKINKYFEGSNPYYLLIKGKGPESLLKSEAIQEIDELNRFLRHNLKEVGYSLSVADYIKLMNLAIQHQFEVPKKDSTIGEYIFLYESNAFPGEFDAFITPDHQFANIRFDLKDCQGTTIQRVVSLTKQWIKNYHRSHLLSFDYAGGLIGILGATNEIIKKSLFTNIAVLSLLIFLRITLALRSFTGGLILFIPLAFSIALTFGSFGLFNIPFTVATLPVAAMGTGLGIDYSIYLASRIKEEKEKGVNLITAINRAVFTCGKAVFFTGSILTIGIWSWVWSNLKLQAKLGGTLGFLLFINMLSALIILPIFILLLKPNFLMKPMDK